One genomic segment of Bradyrhizobium diazoefficiens includes these proteins:
- a CDS encoding type II toxin-antitoxin system VapC family toxin, producing MSTFVDSSVWFAAASARDPENELAKSILLDLDGWTLTDHVLGETWQLLKARFGSEVANTFWDRLRESGAVVEPVTAGDLEAASQIEASYPDEEFSFIDRTSFAVMERHGITRAATFNASFEKYRYGPRKQRFQIIRSGHSAAFTALKQAMLQRAPVQLTYAGEGLVVCPYILGHAVGEERAFVLAVDRTGERKESERGHWMCLRLAKIQNIETLDCSWVDRPYPGPIQRCVDQVHLDVRQL from the coding sequence GTGAGCACGTTCGTCGACAGTTCGGTCTGGTTCGCCGCCGCCTCTGCCCGCGACCCCGAGAACGAGCTCGCCAAATCCATTCTGCTCGACCTGGACGGCTGGACCCTGACGGACCACGTGCTTGGGGAGACCTGGCAACTGCTCAAGGCACGGTTCGGCAGCGAGGTTGCGAACACGTTTTGGGACCGTCTGCGTGAGTCCGGCGCCGTCGTCGAGCCGGTCACGGCCGGCGATCTGGAAGCGGCTTCGCAAATTGAGGCCAGTTATCCCGACGAAGAGTTTTCCTTCATCGACCGCACCAGCTTCGCCGTGATGGAGCGGCATGGAATTACTCGGGCCGCAACCTTCAACGCATCGTTCGAGAAGTACCGGTACGGCCCCCGCAAACAGCGCTTCCAAATCATTCGCTCAGGTCATAGCGCCGCGTTCACCGCCTTGAAGCAAGCCATGCTCCAGCGCGCGCCCGTTCAATTGACCTACGCCGGAGAGGGGCTGGTGGTCTGCCCGTACATCCTCGGCCACGCAGTCGGGGAAGAGCGGGCATTCGTCCTCGCCGTGGATCGGACCGGCGAGCGGAAGGAATCAGAACGGGGACATTGGATGTGCCTGCGTCTTGCCAAGATCCAGAACATCGAGACTCTCGACTGCTCGTGGGTTGACCGGCCATATCCTGGGCCGATTCAGCGATGTGTCGATCAGGTGCATCTGGACGTGCGCCAGCTGTAG